A genome region from Erythrolamprus reginae isolate rEryReg1 chromosome 4, rEryReg1.hap1, whole genome shotgun sequence includes the following:
- the LOC139166188 gene encoding uncharacterized protein isoform X2 — protein MWQQGYLDSLTPLLGALDEAGLSTQVLGVSLAPNDTQKWDHSFSASMLGSVSTMLGILEDTGFYFILGQFCTLLRGLEGVSLRIPDEWKKQCSEGGVLKALVPSLRILVQMAPWKVSHSFRNLQIFLQQVEGDWNGRNCVSYLTVTQEELEALQPMRTLNWLEMLYKFLRTHRPYLTRLANIASHPEAREKMAYLNFWPMLLIAEKVMESGMEYYHDCLTDLQVVLQDLSEVEAIVPSADELDLY, from the coding sequence ATGTGGCAGCAGGGTTATTTAGACAGCTTGACCCCGCTGCTGGGGGCCTTGGATGAGGCTGGCCTTTCCACCCAAGTCCTCGGCGTGTCCTTGGCCCCGAACGACACGCAGAAATGGGACCACTCCTTCTCCGCCAGCATGCTGGGCAGTGTTTCCACCATGTTGGGGATCTTAGAAGACACCGGCTTCTATTTTATCCTCGGTCAATTCTGCACCCTTTTGCGGGGCCTGGAAGGGGTCAGCCTCCGCATTCCGGACGAGTGGAAGAAGCAGTGTTCGGAAGGAGGCGTTTTGAAGGCCCTGGTTCCTTCTTTGAGGATCCTGGTCCAGATGGCTCCGTGGAAGGTCTCCCACAGCTTCCGGAATCTCCAAATTTTCCTGCAGCAGGTGGAAGGAGACTGGAACGGTCGAAACTGCGTGAGCTACCTGACCGTCACCCAAGAAGAATTGGAGGCCCTGCAGCCGATGCGGACCCTGAATTGGTTGGAGATGCTTTACAAATTCCTGAGAACCCACCGTCCGTACCTAACCAGGTTAGCTAATATTGCTTCTCATCCCGAAGCTCGTGAGAAGATGGCTTACCTGAATTTCTGGCCGATGTTGCTCATAGCCGAGAAGGTTATGGAATCCGGGATGGAGTATTACCACGATTGCCTGACCGATTTGCAAGTGGTTCTCCAAGATCTCAGCGAGGTGGAAGCCATCGTCCCGTCTGCTGATGAGTTGGATCTGTACTAG
- the LOC139166188 gene encoding uncharacterized protein isoform X1 — translation MSLRLEPVISWLSEEASENFLSVHQLKKTMWQQGYLDSLTPLLGALDEAGLSTQVLGVSLAPNDTQKWDHSFSASMLGSVSTMLGILEDTGFYFILGQFCTLLRGLEGVSLRIPDEWKKQCSEGGVLKALVPSLRILVQMAPWKVSHSFRNLQIFLQQVEGDWNGRNCVSYLTVTQEELEALQPMRTLNWLEMLYKFLRTHRPYLTRLANIASHPEAREKMAYLNFWPMLLIAEKVMESGMEYYHDCLTDLQVVLQDLSEVEAIVPSADELDLY, via the exons ATGTCCCTCCGGCTGGAGCCCGTCATAAGTTGGCTTTCT GAAGAAGCTTCCGAGAATTTCCTAAGCGTGCACCAGCTCAAGAAGACCATGTGGCAGCAGGGTTATTTAGACAGCTTGACCCCGCTGCTGGGGGCCTTGGATGAGGCTGGCCTTTCCACCCAAGTCCTCGGCGTGTCCTTGGCCCCGAACGACACGCAGAAATGGGACCACTCCTTCTCCGCCAGCATGCTGGGCAGTGTTTCCACCATGTTGGGGATCTTAGAAGACACCGGCTTCTATTTTATCCTCGGTCAATTCTGCACCCTTTTGCGGGGCCTGGAAGGGGTCAGCCTCCGCATTCCGGACGAGTGGAAGAAGCAGTGTTCGGAAGGAGGCGTTTTGAAGGCCCTGGTTCCTTCTTTGAGGATCCTGGTCCAGATGGCTCCGTGGAAGGTCTCCCACAGCTTCCGGAATCTCCAAATTTTCCTGCAGCAGGTGGAAGGAGACTGGAACGGTCGAAACTGCGTGAGCTACCTGACCGTCACCCAAGAAGAATTGGAGGCCCTGCAGCCGATGCGGACCCTGAATTGGTTGGAGATGCTTTACAAATTCCTGAGAACCCACCGTCCGTACCTAACCAGGTTAGCTAATATTGCTTCTCATCCCGAAGCTCGTGAGAAGATGGCTTACCTGAATTTCTGGCCGATGTTGCTCATAGCCGAGAAGGTTATGGAATCCGGGATGGAGTATTACCACGATTGCCTGACCGATTTGCAAGTGGTTCTCCAAGATCTCAGCGAGGTGGAAGCCATCGTCCCGTCTGCTGATGAGTTGGATCTGTACTAG